The following proteins are encoded in a genomic region of Arachis ipaensis cultivar K30076 chromosome B02, Araip1.1, whole genome shotgun sequence:
- the LOC107624774 gene encoding subtilisin-like protease SBT1.5, whose amino-acid sequence MANPPIFLFLTIFIATLLCCCSSFEEEKRTTFIVQVNHNLKPSLFTTHTHWYQSTLSSLLSTKTTNGTTSKHALNNNNPILHTYDTVFHGFSTRLSPSEAKRLQTLPHVTALIPEQVRHVHTTRSPHFLGLQTAAKTGLLRDTDFGSDLVIGVIDTGIWPERQSFNDRDLGPVPAKWKGRCVAGKDFPAASCNRKLIGARFFSAGYEATNGKMNETSEYRSPRDSDGHGTHTASIAAGRYVSPASTLGYAAGVAAGMAPKARLAVYKVCWTGGCYDSDILAAFDAAVSDGVDVASLSVGGVVVPYHLDVIAIGAYGAASAGVFVSASAGNGGPGGLTVTNVAPWVTTVGAGTIDRDFPAHVKLGNGRVIAGASLYGGPGLIPGRMYPVVYAGSELSGGGSTGGGDGYSASLCLEGSLDPKLVKGKIVVCDRGISSRAAKGDVVKKSGGIGMILANGIFDGEGLVADCHVLPATAVGAIGGDEIRRYIATAAKSNHTSPPTATIIFKGTRLGVRPAPVVASFSARGPNPVSTEILKPDVIAPGLNILAAWPDRVGPSGVPSDKRKTEFNILSGTSMACPHVSGLAALLKAAHPDWSPAAIRSALMTTAYVVDNRGHAMLDESTGNVSSVFDYGAGHVHPEKAIDPGLVYDISDSDYVNFLCNSNYTTDTIQVITRKKADCSSAKKAGHAGNLNYPSLSAVFQQYGKKKMSTHFIRSVTNVGEANSVYKVTIKPPVGMKVTVEPQTLSFRRVGQKLNFLVRVQARAVKLSPGGSSIKSGSIVWSDGKHTVTSPLVVTMQQPLDY is encoded by the coding sequence ATGGCAAACCCTCCCATTTTCCTCTTCCTTACTATCTTCATTGCCACACTTctgtgttgttgttcttcttttgaagaagaaaagagaacaaCATTCATAGTCCAAGTCAACCACAACCTGAAGCCTTCCCTTTTCACAACCCACACTCACTGGTACCAATCCACACTCTCTTCACTACTCTCAACCAAAACTACAAATGGAACAACATCCAAACACGCCCTTAACAACAATAACCCCATTCTCCACACATACGACACCGTTTTCCACGGCTTCTCAACAAGGCTCTCACCTTCAGAAGCAAAGAGGCTCCAGACACTCCCTCACGTGACAGCACTCATACCTGAACAAGTTCGTCACGTGCACACCACGCGCTCTCCTCATTTTCTCGGCCTTCAAACCGCCGCTAAGACCGGCTTGCTCCGGGACACCGATTTCGGCTCTGATCTCGTCATAGGAGTTATCGACACCGGAATCTGGCCGGAGAGGCAGAGCTTCAACGACCGCGACCTAGGTCCCGTTCCCGCCAAATGGAAAGGACGCTGTGTTGCTGGAAAAGATTTTCCGGCCGCCTCATGCAACCGGAAACTCATCGGCGCAAGGTTTTTTTCCGCCGGATACGAGGCTACCAACGGGAAGATGAACGAGACATCGGAGTACCGGTCGCCAAGGGACTCAGACGGCCACGGCACGCACACGGCGTCAATCGCCGCCGGAAGGTACGTTTCTCCAGCTTCGACTCTCGGTTACGCAGCTGGTGTCGCCGCTGGCATGGCTCCGAAGGCCAGGCTCGCGGTTTATAAGGTGTGCTGGACCGGCGGATGCTATGACTCCGACATCCTCGCCGCCTTCGACGCCGCCGTCTCGGACGGCGTCGATGTAGCGTCGCTCAGCGTCGGTGGCGTCGTGGTGCCGTACCACCTCGATGTCATTGCCATTGGAGCGTACGGCGCCGCATCAGCCGGTGTTTTTGTCTCGGCTTCCGCCGGAAACGGTGGTCCCGGTGGCCTCACCGTCACAAATGTCGCCCCCTGGGTGACAACTGTTGGCGCCGGAACAATTGACCGGGATTTCCCCGCTCATGTGAAGCTTGGAAATGGTAGGGTTATAGCTGGTGCTAGTCTTTATGGTGGTCCGGGTTTAATTCCGGGTCGGATGTACCCGGTTGTATATGCTGGATCCGAATTAAGTGGCGGTGGAAGTACCGGTGGTGGTGATGGTTATTCGGCTTCACTTTGTTTGGAAGGTTCCTTGGATCCCAAGTTAGTGAAGGGGAAAATTGTTGTTTGTGATAGAGGGATTAGTTCTAGAGCTGCTAAGGGTGATGTTGTGAAGAAATCCGGCGGAATTGGCATGATTTTGGCCAATGGGATATTTGATGGTGAAGGCTTGGTGGCTGATTGCCATGTACTCCCTGCTACCGCCGTTGGAGCGATAGGGGGCGATGAGATCAGGAGGTACATTGCGACTGCGGCGAAGTCCAATCACACTTCGCCACCAACTGCAACGATTATATTCAAAGGTACTAGGCTTGGTGTTAGGCCAGCACCTGTGGTGGCATCATTCTCAGCTAGAGGGCCTAACCCCGTATCAACAGAGATTTTGAAGCCTGATGTGATTGCCCCTGGGTTGAACATCCTTGCTGCGTGGCCGGATAGGGTTGGCCCCTCTGGCGTCCCATCGGATAAGCGCAAAACCGAGTTTAATATACTCTCTGGAACCTCAATGGCTTGTCCTCATGTTTCTGGATTGGCAGCATTGTTGAAAGCGGCGCATCCGGATTGGAGTCCGGCTGCTATTAGGTCTGCATTGATGACCACTGCTTATGTTGTGGACAATAGGGGTCATGCCATGTTGGATGAGTCCACTGGGAATGTTTCCTCAGTGTTTGATTATGGTGCTGGCCATGTTCATCCTGAGAAGGCCATTGACCCTGGTTTGGTCTATGACATTTCGGATTCTGATTATGTGAACTTCTTGTGCAATTCAAATTACACCACTGACACTATCCAAGTGATCACAAGGAAGAAAGCAGATTGCAGCAGTGCGAAGAAAGCCGGACATGCCGGGAACTTGAACTATCCTTCACTGTCAGCAGTTTTCCAGCAATATGGCAAGAAGAAAATGTCCACGCACTTCATTAGATCCGTGACCAATGTTGGCGAGGCGAACTCAGTCTACAAGGTCACCATTAAGCCACCGGTCGGGATGAAGGTTACAGTGGAGCCTCAGACCCTGTCCTTCAGGAGGGTGGGTCAGAAGCTGAACTTCCTTGTTAGGGTGCAAGCTAGAGCAGTGAAGCTTTCTCCTGGAGGCTCAAGTATAAAGAGTGGTTCCATAGTTTGGTCTGATGGCAAACACACTGTCACAAGTCCCTTGGTTGTGACAATGCAACAGCCTCTTGATTATTAG